GGGTTGGGATGCTGATTCCCTGGGCTGCCACACACTTCCTGGCTCTCTCCTaaggaaacaactgggcttttGTTGTTTTCCCCATCTTTgggaggaacagccctgggcccagAGACTGGGGAGACCTGGCTTCCCAGTGTGCAAGGGAGAAATGCCAGTATGGGAAATGGGAGCTGCCAGTGAGAGCTGTGTGATCCTAGTCTGTGACACAAAGCCTGCATGTCCTGGTGCTCTCTTGATACTATCAAAACCATTTTAGCCTCTTGCCCAGTTACTGCTTTAGGTGCTGCACTGTGTGAGATAGAAGCTTCTGTTTATTCATGCAAGGTTCCTATTTGTCTCTTCCAGCTTCTGTCTCCTGTTCTTGGTTCCTAACCTCTCCTCCTGCCTTCTGCTTCCCTCCTAATGTGAGCTCAACTCTCAGCTTTCTCTCAAGTCCTTTTTATAATTATTGGGCCTCATCTTCCTCCTGTAGCTCCTTTTTGTAGTGCCCTGGAAAGGAATTTCTGTCTCTTCACAGCCCAGAATGCCTCTCCACAGACATATAGGGCTCATTGTATGTAAGTAAGTCCCTCTCCTTGGATGGGGATGTGATTGCAGAAGCATGTGCCAGCGCTGTTGTGTCACCGTGCAAAACCAATGCCCTTGTGCAAAACTGAGCTTTCAGGGAGAAAACTCTTCGATGGGCAAGCAAATGCTTGCTGCCTTGCTCTGTGTGGCAAGCAGGGGTGATTAGATTTTTGTTTGCATCAGTAAATCTCATTTTTTTGAGATTTCGTTTCGTGACTCAAGCTGCAGAGTTTTGGCAGCACCTAGAGACTGTGGattctttttcaaaagaaattctgaattttgttaGTGAAGCTATTATCACAGAACTTTAATCTACTGTAACTTCAAGCAATGCCTGGAAACCCTGAAATACATattaaaatggaattaaattGGCAGCAAACTTTATGGTTGTGACAAAGTGACTTGAGCTGGCTCCATCTTCAGCAATCTGCCCTTACATGCTGGAACGTTCATTCCTAGCCATTGTTTCTAGACTGttataaataaatttctgtGATTATGTCTTCCTGTGcccttcctgctttttctttagCCATCAGATTTTTCCATAAAGCTTTTTGTAAGTTTGTAGCAGGTAATTCTTTGCCAAGGAAAAGCCACACTTATGtctgagcacagcctggagtGGAGGCTGGGCTGCTAAATCACTTGTAGTCAGCATGCAGCCTCAAAATGCCAGTGCTGTGTTATTTAATTTATCCTGTGAAGTGTCCTCCCCATCGGCCAGTGTTAATAGATTTCAAGAAGCAAATGGCATCCAGTGACCTTTTCTCATGGACAATGTTCTTGCTTCCTCGATGCTGTCCGAAAACAAACCTGTGATCATTGctgcacagcagtgacactCAGCTCCTCAGTGCTCAAGTTCATCCTTGCACTAAACCCTCAGGAAGTTCAATAAGCACATAAGAATTGTAGCTGTTTaacctcaaagctctgctcaCTTTGAATCTTGAGCAAGTTTGGGGGGCTGTGAGTCCTGAAACCTGAGCTGGAATTGTAAACAAGTGAAGCCAGGAGTGTTTCCTGCTGTTGTATTGGTGCTGAGACTATTTCCTCCTCTTTGAGAGAAAAGATTTAACAAAAATGGAACATTTCAAACCATTGGGCAGCCtgtttccctcctttcctctcccaccCTGTACCTTTTGAGGCTATTTCAACTCTTCTGCTGGACAGTGTCCCTGACTGTGGCAGGGGATTGGAGCGAGATGATTttcaaggtcctttccaacccaaaccatgtcAAGATTCTCTTTTTCTGcactatttttattattttgccaAGTCTCACACTGATTGTAATCAACTGGAATGCTTTATCATTCTCCTATCAATAAAAACAGGTTGCAGGAAAGGAGGAGACAGCTTTGGGGGACAGGCTCAGTTTTAGTGCTCTCCTTGTTCATTCCCAACCATTGCTCAGCATGTGATGCTTCAAGCTGTGGGATTCACTGGGGTGAAATCTTGGCTCCCTGTCAAGCCGCAGCAGTCCCACGGGCCTGTCATAGCTGCTTACTGCCCACCAGACCCCGCTGCACCATAACTAGAGAAAGTGAACTCTCTGCAGTTCTTGAGAGTTCAGGAAGCCGTGCGTGAACCCACGCCAAGTCCCCAGTAGCTGATGTGTTTTCCAGTTAAGAAACTTTCTCTTCCCCCTGTAGAAATTCCAGTTGCCAATGAAGGAAACCTGTGTTGGGTGTCAGAAGACCGTGTACCCCATGGAAAGGCTCTTTGCCAACCAGCAGGTGTTTCACATCAGCTGCTTCCGCTGCTCCTATTGCAACAGCAAACTCAGGTATGTGCACTGCTCCCTTGGCTGCCCTCTGGGAAGTGAATTTTCCTGTCCCAGCTGAGGGAAGTCAGGCCTAGCTGAGCTGGAAGTCACCATAATCCAGTGATTTGTGTAGGAGAGGTACCACAGGCCTACTTCTGCCAGTGCCTGGTGCACTTGATGCCATTTCTAAACTCTTAATGTCATTTTACGTGGGGAAACATAGAATGTCCAGCTTTGTAAAGAATTCCTAGAAAGAGCCATACAAACCCTGAGGGCTGTAAGCTTGCTATTCTGAACACGTGGAAGACTGAAATTGAATCTTTTCTGTAACACAACTGAAACAGACGCTGGTGTTGGTGGCCCTGAGCTCTAATGCTGGATCTGTGTTTCCTGAACAGCCTCGGGACGTACGCATCTCTGCGTGGGAACATCTACTGCAAGCCTCACTTCAATCAGCTCTTCAAGTCCAAAGGCAATTACGACGAGGGCTTTGGACACAAGCAGCATAAGGAATTGTGGGCAGGTAAAACTGAATGTGAAGAATCCCCGGAGAAAACCGTCCATGGTGTGAATTCGCCAGAAACTCCACAGAGCCCAGGAGTAGAGGATGCTCCGATTGCAAAAGTGGGAGTTCTGGCAGCAAGTATGGAAGCAAAAGCTTCAGCTGTGcctgaaagggaagaaagaccagcagaaacaaaaaagcTCAGGATTGCCTGGCCACCTCCATCTGACCAAAGTATCCAAGGAAGTGCCTTAGATGAGGGCATCAAAGTACTCAAACCCAAGTGGCCTCCGGAAGAAGAGATTTCCAAGCCTGATGTGCAGGAGGATGTGGATCTGGATCTCAAAAAGTTAAGAAGATCCTCCTCGCTGAAGGAGCGAAGTCGCCCCTTTACAGTTGCAGCCTCATTTAGAACAGTATCTGTTAAAGGCCATAAAACGGAGAATTCACCTCCTTCCAAGGAAGAGAGAGACACATTGAAAAGGAGTGAGGAACTGGAGAGAGAGGTTGTCgtagagaaaaagcaaaaggaaaagagggtTGAGCACAGGAACATCCAGAACACCGGGGAGGAAAATGTGGAGGAAGAACGGGAATTGTCTGGTATGAAAACAGCAGAGCATAACGTCGTAGAGAATGGCCAGATGAATGCAGACACGGATGAGGAAGAACACGCTACAGAGGAGCCAGAAATTCCAAAGGAAGAACTCcctgaaccaaattctcctaaacATTCCAGCTTAGCCAACGTTGTGACCGCTAAGGAATCATCTCCAAACCAGAATCGCAAATCCCAAGACGTTGGTTTTTGGGAGGGTGAAGACATGGAAGATCTGTCTGTGGAAGAACAGATCAAAAGGAATCGCTActatgaagatgatgatgatgactaAGTTGGCCTTTTAACTAGAAAACTTGCTGCAAGGTGCTGGGCCTTTTGAAATGGGTGTTTTTAGCTTTAACAAACAGCTCTCCTGGATGAAGTGATGCTGCACTGCACATCAGCATTAAGGGAATCTACCTACAAATTATCTCAGCTAGAAAACTCTGGAAGCCTGCAAATTCTTTAGGTGCATGGAACAAGtgtgtgtctggctgtgggacAGCTTCAGCAGGTAGTGTCTGTCCCCAGCATGAGAACAGAGCTGTTCTCTGTCTTCTCCCTTTGAGCTTCAATAGGTATTTCACTAACAATTTCTGGAATTCCACTGCACTTGCTGTGCTGGTGTGGGACAGGGCCTCTGGAACACACCACCCGTACCACTACAAATGCTACTGCAGTGCTTAGGGACCAACTTCAAAGGGACTTTCTGGCCTGCTTTAAAATGGTCACTTAATGCACTTTAATACGTGGAAAGGGCATAACTgggcttttttttaataataaaagcatttctgtgTGTAGAGTCCAACGACTAAAGCATCCTAAAGCGAGTGCAATGTGAATTTCTGTCTCAAACCTGTGATCAGCTGAGGAGTCCCTGCACAACTGGAATGGTGCCCGTTGCTGGACCATGTGCATTTCAGTGCTAccccaggagctgtgctggctgccagGTCTCTGCAAAAGACAAGTGAACACTTTGGAGCAGCCTGCAGGGCATTACTTGTGCATTTCACACGCATTTGAagtggagttttttgtttgtttgttgtcttttttttttttacttggagTTCTTCGTCATCATTTTAAACTGCAGATAAGATTTTAAGGCCTTTTAACCACTTTGAAATCCTACTTTTATCAAGCTGCCATAAATCTTTTCCTTACAGCTGTGAAATTGTGCTGCATTGCAAAAATCTCTGGAATCAGTGACACTTTCCAATTGCCAGTGTTGAAGACCAGAACATTTTTAAACTTGACTtcatttattttacaaataataaaatcttgaatggggggaggaggaggcccttttttttttattagcttTTATTTGTACTGTATTCTCAAGAGAATTAGATCTTAATGATTCTTGAGGTGTAAAATATTCTGCTTTCTTAACAGTTCTGCTAATGACAAAACCTTCAATAAAGTTTGGGTCGTTTCCATTATAACTGAAGTCTGGATTCATCTTGTTTCACAAAGAGGCGGTGTTTAAAGG
This genomic window from Anomalospiza imberbis isolate Cuckoo-Finch-1a 21T00152 chromosome 22, ASM3175350v1, whole genome shotgun sequence contains:
- the LIMA1 gene encoding LIM domain and actin-binding protein 1 isoform X3 — protein: MEPSPFNRRQWTSQSLKITAKELSLVNKSKSSALAERFSKYQKAAEEATAEKKRSNTENLPAHFARGSLSVLKKKWENPALGAESGKETVRSSCAEVRHKVGTGRAPSPSPGAGAAPGRPQGPAGDSTEPHGHSRDGGGMESCVREPRGAEKPGASERSESPGRIEKYSVPLSKLKMMFEKGEAPQPKQGPREPRRPAVGRRISENSLSLEDCDAAQGERSHSTAGYIVESSAGLSPDKAETRKNLDMPRLSETSIKDRLAKYQAAVSKQGTSSGIMPMASVGENSLSLHSGLLEDGHAGQSESEAEAQKPVSSKQQNLGAKAAGQTEASPPKAVKKFQLPMKETCVGCQKTVYPMERLFANQQVFHISCFRCSYCNSKLSLGTYASLRGNIYCKPHFNQLFKSKGNYDEGFGHKQHKELWAGKTECEESPEKTVHGVNSPETPQSPGVEDAPIAKVGVLAASMEAKASAVPEREERPAETKKLRIAWPPPSDQSIQGSALDEGIKVLKPKWPPEEEISKPDVQEDVDLDLKKLRRSSSLKERSRPFTVAASFRTVSVKGHKTENSPPSKEERDTLKRSEELEREVVVEKKQKEKRVEHRNIQNTGEENVEEERELSGMKTAEHNVVENGQMNADTDEEEHATEEPEIPKEELPEPNSPKHSSLANVVTAKESSPNQNRKSQDVGFWEGEDMEDLSVEEQIKRNRYYEDDDDD
- the LIMA1 gene encoding LIM domain and actin-binding protein 1 isoform X1; this encodes MEPSPFNRRQWTSQSLKITAKELSLVNKSKSSALAERFSKYQKAAEEATAEKKRSNTENLPAHFARGSLSVLKKKWENPALGAESGKETVRSSCAEVRHKVGTGRAPSPSPGAGAAPGRPQGPAGDSTEPHGHSRDGGGMESCVREPRGAEKPGASERSESPGRIEKYSVPLSKLKMMFEKGEAPQPKQGPREPRRPAVGRRISENSLSLEDCDAAQGERSHSTAGYIVESSAGLSPDKAETRKNLDMPRLSETSIKDRLAKYQAAVSKQGTSSGIMPMSEIQASESELKNYKSGQKENMAPIEDSSSCQDGEKASVGENSLSLHSGLLEDGHAGQSESEAEAQKPVSSKQQNLGAKAAGQTEASPPKAVKKFQLPMKETCVGCQKTVYPMERLFANQQVFHISCFRCSYCNSKLSLGTYASLRGNIYCKPHFNQLFKSKGNYDEGFGHKQHKELWAGKTECEESPEKTVHGVNSPETPQSPGVEDAPIAKVGVLAASMEAKASAVPEREERPAETKKLRIAWPPPSDQSIQGSALDEGIKVLKPKWPPEEEISKPDVQEDVDLDLKKLRRSSSLKERSRPFTVAASFRTVSVKGHKTENSPPSKEERDTLKRSEELEREVVVEKKQKEKRVEHRNIQNTGEENVEEERELSGMKTAEHNVVENGQMNADTDEEEHATEEPEIPKEELPEPNSPKHSSLANVVTAKESSPNQNRKSQDVGFWEGEDMEDLSVEEQIKRNRYYEDDDDD
- the LIMA1 gene encoding LIM domain and actin-binding protein 1 isoform X2; the encoded protein is MEPSPFNRRQWTSQSLKITAKELSLVNKSKSSALAERFSKYQKAAEEATAEKKRSNTENLPAHFARGSLSVLKKKWENPALGAESGKETVRSSCAEVRHKVGTGRAPSPSPGAGAAPGRPQGPAGDSTEPHGHSRDGGGMESCVREPRGAEKPGASERSESPGRIEKYSVPLSKLKMMFEKGEAPQPKGPREPRRPAVGRRISENSLSLEDCDAAQGERSHSTAGYIVESSAGLSPDKAETRKNLDMPRLSETSIKDRLAKYQAAVSKQGTSSGIMPMSEIQASESELKNYKSGQKENMAPIEDSSSCQDGEKASVGENSLSLHSGLLEDGHAGQSESEAEAQKPVSSKQQNLGAKAAGQTEASPPKAVKKFQLPMKETCVGCQKTVYPMERLFANQQVFHISCFRCSYCNSKLSLGTYASLRGNIYCKPHFNQLFKSKGNYDEGFGHKQHKELWAGKTECEESPEKTVHGVNSPETPQSPGVEDAPIAKVGVLAASMEAKASAVPEREERPAETKKLRIAWPPPSDQSIQGSALDEGIKVLKPKWPPEEEISKPDVQEDVDLDLKKLRRSSSLKERSRPFTVAASFRTVSVKGHKTENSPPSKEERDTLKRSEELEREVVVEKKQKEKRVEHRNIQNTGEENVEEERELSGMKTAEHNVVENGQMNADTDEEEHATEEPEIPKEELPEPNSPKHSSLANVVTAKESSPNQNRKSQDVGFWEGEDMEDLSVEEQIKRNRYYEDDDDD